Within the Bacteroidota bacterium genome, the region GCGAATAAATTACGGAATTGGCTAGCTTTAGTTTAGTTCAACAACAAAATAGCGCATTGTTCTATATTTTTATTAGTCATTTGTTTTAGTTTTTAAGTTGTTAAATATTTGTCAAGATTGGTGTTCAACCCACCATGCCCAAACCATTAGCTAAAACCAGTTTGAACGAAATCTGAAAATTGATTTTGGAATCCTACCAAGAATTGGTATTTTTGTAGCAAATTTTAAGTTATGGCGAAAAACACATCAATTCTGTTAGGTGATTATTTTGATAATTTCATCAACCGTCAGATTAAATCAGGAAAATATTCTTCTGCAAGTGAAGTTGTGAGAACTGCTTTAAGGATGTTTGAACACGAAGAGTCTAAAAAAACAGAACTTATAAGAGAACTTAAAAAGGGAGAAAAATCAGGCTTTATAAAAGATTTTGACCGAACATCTTTTTTAAAAAACCTTCATCAAAAATATTTGGCTGAATAATGAAATATAAAATCAGTCAAGAAGCAAATTTAGATATTGAAAATATTTGGATATACACAATTGAAAAATGGTCAATAGAACAGGCTGACAGATATTTCAACTTGATAATTGATGAAATAGAATATCTCGCTGAAAACCCAAAATCTGGTGAAGATTATAGTAAAGTAAGAAAAGGATATTTTCGTTCTCGCATAAAATCACATTTCATTTTCTATAAAATCAACTGGAAGAACGA harbors:
- a CDS encoding type II toxin-antitoxin system ParD family antitoxin; this translates as MAKNTSILLGDYFDNFINRQIKSGKYSSASEVVRTALRMFEHEESKKTELIRELKKGEKSGFIKDFDRTSFLKNLHQKYLAE
- a CDS encoding type II toxin-antitoxin system RelE/ParE family toxin, whose amino-acid sequence is MKYKISQEANLDIENIWIYTIEKWSIEQADRYFNLIIDEIEYLAENPKSGEDYSKVRKGYFRSRIKSHFIFYKINWKNEEIEIIRILHQQMDIEIRLNE